The Episyrphus balteatus chromosome 4, idEpiBalt1.1, whole genome shotgun sequence genome includes a window with the following:
- the LOC129918112 gene encoding uncharacterized protein LOC129918112, translated as MKNKKLEKMVKQHGNKSVSSGFERVEFVLCYGLLLAMVVECRSSAHIYSHSLLTALFSPNSEAERQSTPKPIRAVVVQNTNLGNFSSTFSPRTHIMPLFDDSPFFDDSSAIPILAD; from the exons GTGAAACAACACGGAAATAAATCCGTATCCTCTGGATTCGAGAGAGTGGAGTTCGTGCTATGCTATGGTTTGTTGCTGGCTATGGTCGTCGAGTGTCGGTCGTCTGCCCATATATACTCACACTCTCTGTTGACAG ctcttttttcgCCGAATTCGGAAGCTGAGAGACAATCAACACCAAAGCCCATAAGAGCAGTAGTTGTTCAGAATACGAACTTGGGAAATTTTTCTTCAACGTTTTCACCTCGGACTCACATCATGCCGCTTTTTGATGATTCCCCGTTTTTCGATGATTCCTCCGCTATTCCGATCCTGGCTGACTAA